The window CGATGCCCTCCTGAATGGCTCGGGTCGACGATGATCGGTAGGTGCGACAGACCCTGGATGACGGGGACCGCCGAGATGTCGAGGGTGTTGCGGGTCGACGTCTCGAAGGTGCGGATGCCGCGCTCGCACAGGATGACGTCGTGGTTGCCCTCCTTGTAGATGTACTCGGCGGCGTTGAGCCACTCCTCGATCGTCGCGGTGAAGCCCCGCTTGAGCATCACGGGCTTCGGCTGGCGTCCGAGCTCTGCCAGCAGCGTGAAGTTGGCCATGTTGCGAGTACCGACGCGGATCAGATCGGCGTACGAGCTGATGAGCTCGACGTCGCGGGGATCGAGCACCTCGGCGACGAACGGGAGCCCGAACTCGGCACGCGCCTCGGCGAGCAACTCGAGCCCCTTCTCGCCGAGACCCTGGAACGAGTACGGAGAGGAGCGCGGCTTGAAGGCGTCGCCGCGCAGGATGTTGGCACCGGCAGCCGCAACCGCCTCGGCGGAGGCGAACAGCTGATCCCTGGACTCGACGGCGCACGGGCCGGCTATGACGCCGAAGCTGCCCCCGCCGACGGCGACCCCGCCAACCTCGACGATGCTGTCCTCCGACTGGAAGTCGCGGCTCACGAACTTGAACGGCTTGAGGACGGGCACGGCTCGCTCGACCCCTTGGAACGCCTCCCATGGGAGCTGCTGGATGACGTCGCGATCGCCGACGGCTCCGATGACCGTGCGGAAGCGGCCCTCCGAGACGTGCGCCTCGGCCCCGATGTCGGCGAGACGCTCGATCACGTGCCGGACGTCCTCGGCGGTCGCATCGCGCGCCATGACGATTATCAAGGACTCATCTCCTGTTCCGCTGTCCCGCGTCCGCACCGCTTCGGCTCCTCCCCGGCGTTGATGGTAAACCCGGGTGACCCGAGTCGGACCGGGTGAGGGCGACCGGGTCGTCGTGCACGCCCCGGCCCGCCCCGCCCCCCGCTCCGCCCCCCGCTTGCAAAAGTTAGCGAAGTGCGGCATGATGCAAGCATGGCCAACAAGGCTCTCCTCGACCTCGGAGACTTCATTCGGCAACAGCGAGAGCGTTCTGCCATGTCGCTGCGCAAGCTCGCAGACGTTGCCGGCATCTCGAATCCGTACCTGAGTCAGATCGAGCGAGGACTGAGAACCCCATCGGCCGAGATCCTCAAGTCGATCGCCAGGGCCCTGTCCATCAGGGCTGAGGCGCTCTACGAACGGGCAGGGTTGCTCGAGGGTATCGAGCGCCCCACCGTCGTCGAGTCCATCGATGCGGACAACCAACTGACCCACGGTCAAAAACAGGCGCTGGTGCAGATCTATCACAGCTTCACCAGCGAGAACCAGAACAACCAGGAGGAGTCATGAAGACCCAGGAAATCGCAACGAAGGCGCTCTATGCCGCCGTCGGGGCGCCCGTCGTGGCGAGCCGTCGAGCCCGTGAGTACGGCGCCAAGCTCGCCGGATACACGTCGAAGGTCGCCGACGGAGCCCAGGACCAATTCGAAGAGCTCTCGCTCGAGGGCGAGAAGGTCATCGATCAGATCCGGAGCCGCAACGTGGTCGAGGACATCCAGAGCCGCGTCGACCTCGACAAGGTGCAAGGCAAGGTCGACAAGCTGCGCGACCAGCTCGAGAACGCTCTCACCGCGTGGCGCGAGAGCTTCAGCCCCGAGGTGAAGCCGGCGCCGAAGGTGGCTCCCGCCGCCAAGGAAGCGCCTGCCCGCAAAGCGACTGTCGCCAAGACGGCACCCGCCGCCAAGGCGACGACCACCAAGAGCGCGACGACGGCCAAGAAGGCGACGCCCGCGGCCAAGCCGGCCGCCAAGAAGACCGGGACGGCCGCCAAGCCGGCCGCCAAGAAGGCAACCACGACGACGAAGTGACGATCTCCGGCGAGATCAGGGAAGGGGCCCTCCGGGGCCCCTTCGTCGCGTGGAATGCCGTGCCCGCCTACTAGTGCGTGACCATGGCGGCGAGCGCCTTGGCACTCTCCACCCAGCGATCCACCATCGACTCCGTCGGGAGCCTCCGCACCAGCTTCTTCTTGGCGTTCACCTCGACCATGGCCTTGAGGAGGTTGGCGGCGTTGCGGCGCCGTAGCTCCTTGACCGTGTCCACGCCGGCGGCCTCGAGGAGGTCCGAGTACTCCTCGCCGATCCCGTTGACGCGCATCAGGTCGGCCCGGTTGACCCACGCCAGCAAGGTCGATTCCGAAACGCCGGTCGATTCCGAGAGCGCCTTGCGACCCCTCTTCCCCCCCGCCACCCTCAGCAGCTTCTCCGTCGTGCGCACACCGGATTTGCGCAACGTCGTCGCATGCTTGTGGCCTATCCCCTCGATCGCATCGATCGACGCCATCCTCCGTCCTTTCGGCTACGTCGCCTGGTGCTGACCCCACCGCGGCGGCGCCCGGGTCCGTGGGGCGACGAGCATACCGACCGCGCATGGCGGCTCGCCAGACCTCGGAGACCCGTCAGTGAGGAGCGACCTCGGCGAGGTCGAGCGGCGACTCGACGCGGCGCGGCGCCAGCTGGGTCACCCAGACCTCGTCCATCCAGTTCGAGTGGGTGACGAGCAGTTGGTCGAGATCGGCGTCTCCTTCGATGCCCATCAGCCGCTGCCAGATCTCGGCGGCGACCAAGTAAGGGGCACCGTGTGCATAGCGGTAGCGGGCAACCGTCATCGGCTTGCGCATGCCCCGCTCGACGACGGCGGCGACGACGTCCGGGGCGATGTTCGGCTGGTCGGCGTGGGCGACGAGGGCGCCGTCGAATCCGCCGATGCGCAGCAACAGGTCGAGGCCGACCCGCAGGGGTGCCGCCGAGCCCTCTGCCCACTCGGAGTCGATGACCACGATGGCCGGCGTCAGTTCGACCGCTTCGGCGACGGCCTCGCCGTCCGGCCCGAGCACGACGACGACGGCGGCGACCGGCCACTCGAGCGCCTGCGACACGACGTGCTCCACGAGGGTCGAGCGGCCGTAGGGGGCGAGGAGCTTCGGCCCGTCGAAGCCGGTGCCCGGCGACGTGTCGAGCAGCAGCGCCGCCGTCTGGTGCAATGCCATGCTTGCAACGGTAACGGTCCGGTGGGGACTCGGATCGCGCGGTAGCCTGCGGTCGAGAGGCCGCTCGAGCCGTACGGGCGGAGGCGGGGCTCAGGGGAGGCGGAGGACGGTCCATGCGCTGGCAGGGCCGTCCTCTTTCGCGGACACGGATGGGTGCACCTCCCCAGGTCGTCTGGCAGACTTCGGCGACACTGGACGCAGGAGGAAGCTTGCTCATCGGAGTGCCGACCGAGATCAAGACGGAGGAGTACCGCGTCGCCATCACACCGGTCGGCGTGCGCGAGCTGACGGCGCGGGGCCACCGGGCTCTCGTCCAGCGGGGTGCCGGTGAGGCGTCGTCGATCTCGGACGACGACTACGTCGCCGCCGGCGCCGAGATCGTCGCGGCCGCCGACGACGTGTTCGCCGAGGCCGAGATCATCCTCAAGGTGAAAGAGCCGCAGATCGCCGAGATCGCCAAGCTGACCGCCGGCCAGACGCTCTTCACCTACCTGCACCTGGCGGCGTACCCGCGCCAAGCCGAGGGGCTCATGGGCAGCGGCGCCACCGCCATCGCCTACGAGACGGTCGAGCTGCCGTCCGGGGCACTGCCTCTGCTGGCGCCGATGAGCGAGATCGCCGGCAGGCTGGCCGCTCAGGCGGGGGCCCACTATCTCGAGAAACCGCGCGGCGGGCGGGGCGTTCTCGTCGGAGGCGTACCCGGGGTCGCCCCGGCGCGGGTCACCGTGGTGGGAGCAGGCAGCGCCGGGACGAACGCAGCCATGATCGCGGCCGGGATGGGCGCAGACGTGGTCATCCTCGACATCAACGTCGAACGGTTGCGCCACCTCGACGAGCTCCACTGGGGCCGGTTCACGACGATCCGGTCATCGATCCACGCCATCGATGAGCTCGCCCCCGTCTCCGACCTGGTGGTCGGGGCGGTTCTCGTCGCCGGGGCGCGGGCGCCGACGGTGGTGACGGCGGAGCACATCAAGTCGATGCGGCCCGGCAGTGTCGTCGTGGACATCTCGATCGACCAGGGCGGGTGCATCGAGACCGCCCACGAGACCTCGCACGCCGACCCGGTGTACACCGTCGACGACGTGGTCCACTACGCGGTCGGCAACATCCCCGGTGCAGTGCCCAACACCTCGACGTACGCCCTCACGAACGCCACGCTCCCGTACGTCGTGGCGCTGGCGGGCGGGCTCGGCGCCGCCGTCACTCGGTTCCCGGAGCTGCTCAAGGGGATCAACGTGGCAGGCGGGCGGATGACGCACCCTGCGGTCGCCGAGTCCATCGGCCAGGAGTACCAGGCCCCGGAAACGGTGCTGTCACTCAACTGACACCGGGTCGTCGGTCGGCACGGTCCGACGACCCGGCCGCGGCTCACACTTGGCGTTTGAACAGCTTCCGGCCCTGGAGGCGGGCCCACCACAGATAGACGGAGCCCAGGATCAGCACGACCGAGGCGAACGCCTGGTACCAGGTCGACCACTCGTACTCACCGATCGACCACGAGTAGAGGAAGGCGAGCGCTCCCAGCGTGAGCTGGAAGGCGCCGGTCGTCACGAAGATCGCACGGCCGCCGGGTCTGGCGAGCACCAGGATCCCCGAGATCGCCCAGGCGAGCACGACCGCCCCCACCCATCGAAGGCCGCCCAACTGGTCGGCGACGGTGGCGTCGAGGCCGATGAGATCGAAGAACGACACGGGGGCGATGATGAGCGGGAGGGCGAAGACGAGGTTGATGAAGATGTACACCACCATGGCGCTCGTGAACGTCGCCGCAGGGTCGCGTGGCCGCCTCGCCGTCTGGTCGCCCTCGGTCGACTCGTCGATCCGTTCGTGCTCGTCGCCGCTCATCGATACTCCACTGACTCGCGCGTTGCCGCGCGCTGCTCGTTGATCCAGTTCTCGAAGTCGAGGCGGGACACTCGCCACTCCCGCCCGAACTTGACGGCCGGGAGCCCCCCGCTCCGCAGCTGGGACGTGACCACGAAGGTGCTCACCCCCATGTACTCGCAGATATCGGCGACTGACAGCCATTCCTTGGGGATGTCGACGGTGATTCGCTCCATGACGCAAGGGTATTGGACGCAAGCGGTCCAGGGCAAGGTCCTGCGGATACTTGCTTTGGATTTCGCGAACTCGGTACCATCCCCGGTCTGTCGTGTACACGGCGACCACCTTGGTCGCTTCCGCTGAGGTCGTAGGGGCTGAACGGGCGGAGCGGTCTGGGAGGTTGTTGAGATGCGCATCGAGTCATCGACCGTCGACCTGCACCATTTCTCCGTGGTGCGCCGCCGCGGGTACGACCCAGCCGAGGTCGACGCCGTCATGACCAGGCTCGCCGACTCGCTGCGCGAGTACGAGACGATCGTCGCTGCGCTGGAGCGGCGGTTGGACGAGGCCGAGGATTCGAGCGAGGCCGTGAGGCGCACGTTCGTGGCCGCCCAGCGCACCCACGACGAGATGCTCGCCGAAGCCGACGAGGAAGGGCGGCGCCGCCTCGCCGCGGCCGCGACAGACGCCAAGCGTCAGATCACCGAGGCGATGTCGCAGGCCGAGGACCTCGTGTCCGAGGCCCGCCTGACCGCCCAGCGGCTCATCGACGAGGCCGAGGGCGAGAAGGCCGAGGCGCTGGCAGCCGCCGACAGGGAGCGTGCCCAGGCGAACGGGATCGTCGAGGCTGCTTCCGCCAACGCAGACGCAGTGCGCGCCCAGGCCGACGAGGTGCTCACGTCCGCCATGGCCGAGGCCGAGGCGATGAAGGAGGACGCCGAGATCCTCGTGCAAGAGGCGAGAGCCCAGGCCCGCGCCATGCTCCACGACTCCGAGGAGACCTCGCAGCGCCTCGTCGGCGAAGCGAGGGCGGACGCCGAGGCCCGCAGGGCCACGACGGCGTCGGAAGCGGCGGAGCACCTCGCCAAGAGCCGCCGCGAGGCCGAGACGCTCATCTCCTCGGCGGTCACCGAGGCGAAGAACCTTCGGGCGAGGGTCAAGTCCGAGACGGACGAGTACAAGGAGAGCAGGCGAGCCGAAGCGCACGATCTCGTCACCGTGGCCGAGAACGAGGCAGCCGAGCTGCGCTCCAAGGCCGCCGCGGCGACGGATGCCCTCGAGTCGACCGCCCGGGCGCAGTCCGAGGACCTGGTCAAGCGGGCCAAGATCGACGCGGCAGACCGCATCTCGACCGCCCAGCATCAGGCCGAGCGGATCGTCGACAACGCCAGGGAGCGAGCAGACGAGATCGTCGCCGAGTCCCGAACCGAGAAAGCCACCCTCGACCGGAGGCTGCAGGACCTGAGGATCGCGGTCTCCGACATCGAGCGAGAGCTGCACAAGCTCTCCGAGATCGCTCTCGGGCGGACCGGGATCGTTGCCGGCATGATCGAGGTCGAGCAGGCCGGCGAGCACGGGACCCGGCCGTCGAGCGCCACGCTCATCCATCCGGCCAGGACCGCACTCACGACCGAGGACCTCATAGCGACCCGCGACGACGCCTTCGCGGCGCCTGACGGCACCGGGCGACCGCCGGCTTCACGCCCGTTGGTCGCGCCGGACGAGGACAAGTCGTACGTGGTCCCCGACCTGGTCGAGGTCGATGAGCGGACGACGTCGCCGGCCGGAGCCGACGACGACACACCCGTGGTGGTCGTCGACGTCGACGAGCTGGCCGACGACGAGGCCTATCAGGAGCCGCTCACCCGCTACCAGCGAAGGGCATCCGGCCTGCGAGCCAGGGTCGCCCAGGCGATGCGGGAGCGCGCCGAGGCGGAGAGCTCCGAAGACTGACGCCCCTCCCGGCCGCGGCGGGCAGCACGCGAAACATTTGCTGAGGCAGCCCTTGCGACCTCGCAGTCGTTCCTCTTTCGTGTGGGGGTCGCCGAAGGGGGGAACCTGGATCCGATCGATCACCCCGACCTGCTGCACCTCGATCGTCTCATGTCGGCGAGGATCGAGGACACGCTGCAAGCCGAGCAGTTCGCGGCGCGGGTGGCGGCGAGACGCCGCCTCACGATCCGCGACGTGTTGCTCGAGCTCGAGGATCGAAACGCCGCCGCGTCTCTCAACCTGGCGGACGGACGGGTGCTCTCCGGCAACGTGGCATCCGTCGGCCTCGATCACGCGGTGATCGCCGAGAGCGGAGCGAGCCACGTCGTCTCGATCGTGCACATCGTCTCCGTTTCGGCGTGAGCCACACGTCGCTGCGTCGCTGGGAGGCGATGCGGCGGGAGGAAGCCATGCCGCCGCTCGGCACCCACGTCTGGCCGCACCGCCCGGCCGTGGCCACCGTCCTGTCGCCGCGTGAGTGGGAGCCGAGGCTCGCCGAAGAGATCCGCGACACCGGCACGGTTCGCCTCGTCGCCAGGGCGGCCGACCCGGACGACGTAGTGGACAGGATCGACGAGATCGAGGTGGTCGTCGTCGGCGCAGAGACACCGTGGCTGTCGTCGTGGCTGGTCGGCGCATGGCGCCGCCTGGGACTCATCGTCGTCGGTGTGCACGAGGAGCCGGATCAACCCGCCCGGCGGCTGTTCGTCACCGGAGGAGCCGACGAGATCGTCTCGGAGCGCCTCGAGCCGTCGGAGCTGCTCCGAACGATCCGAGCGGCGGCTCTCTGACGGCGCGTCGACCGAGAACTGATCGAGTCACAACGAGAGCTGGTCTGCTGCTGGCGTCGTCAGCGGGTCGATCAGCTCGGGAACGTTGTTCGCCACCTTGTTGACGAGTGTCGAGACGGGGTGCTCCACCATCTGGGGCGCCGGGTACGGCTGCATGAGGCGCATCAATCCATCCGTGTCGTCGTTGCCGGGGTCGAGCCACTCGTCCCATGCACCCTGAGGGAGCACGACGGGCATCCGGTCGTGCAGCGGCGCCACCAGCTCGTTCGGCTCGCCCGTGATGATCGTGCAGGTCCTCACCCGCTCTTGCGTGCCCGGGTCGCGCCACGAGGCCCACAACCCGGCGAGCGCCAGCGCACCCCCGTCCCGGCCGTAGATGTAGTGCGGCAGCTTGCCCTTGGCGACCACCTGCCACTCGTAGAAGCCGTCGGCCGGGATGATGCAACGCCGTCCCACGAAGGACTCTCTGAAGGCGGCCTTCTCGGCAACGGTCTCGGCGCGGGCGTTGATGTTGCGGGCCGCCATCGAGCGATCCTTCGCCCAGAAGGGCAGGAGCCCCCAACGGAACGTCGCCAGCCTGCGCTCCGAGTCGTGCTGCACGACGGCGTAGACCGGGTCGGTGGGGGCCACGTTGTACGACGGCTCGAGCGCCTCCGTGAGGATCGAGTCGACGGAGAAGAAGCGGGCGTACCAATCCGGCGGCTGTGACTGAACGAACCTGCCGCACATGAGCGGATTGTCCCACGCCGGGCCGGTTGCCACGGACGCCCCGGCCGGAACCGCACGTCGTCAAGGCCTGTACCGTTCCGGCCGATGACCCCTGCGATGACCGAACACTCCATCGAGCTCGTCGGTGTCTCCAGGCGCTTCGGCGAGATCCCGGCAGTCGCCAACCTCGACCTGCACGTCACGGGGGGATCGGTCGCAGTGCTCCTCGGTCCGAACGGTGCCGGCAAGACGACCACGATCCGGCTGATCACCGGCGCTCTCGCCGCAGACAGCGGCACGGTGCGGGTGCTCGGTCTCGATCCGGCCGTCGACGGCGACTTGGTGCGGGCCCGCTGCGGCGTCGTACCGCCGAAGCCCGCCATGTACGACCAGCTCACCGGGCTCGAGAACCTGCAGTTCGCCGCCGACATATGGGACGCGCCCCGCTCCTCGGTCGTCGAGGCTGCCGAGCGCTTCGGCATCGCCCACGCCCTCGCCCAGCAGGTGGGCGGGTACTCGACGGGGATGCGCACCCGGCTGGCGCTCGCCCGTGCGGTTGTCCACGACCCGGACGTGCTCCTCCTCGACGAGCCGACGGCCGGGCTCGATCCCGAGTCCGCCCGTGCCGTGCTCGACCTGATCCGCGAGCTGGCCGAGCGGGGCCGCACCATCGTGATGTGCACCCACCTCCTCCACGAGGCGGAGGGGATCGCCGACCAGGTCGTCCTCATGGGGGCCGGGTCGGCCCGCGCCTCGGGAAGGCCAACCGACCTCGCCGGCCAATTCATGCGCCAGCCGAACGTCGTGTTCGACGCGGAGAACCGCGACTCCCTCGACGTCGTGCTGAGCCTCCCGGGTGTGGTCGATGCAATGTGGAACGGGGCGCTCCATGTCAGGCTGGAGTCGCCCGAGCACCTCCCGGACGTCGTCGCCGGCCTCGTCGCAGCCGGGGCGCGCCTCACGAGGGTCGAACCGATCGCCCCGACGCTGGCGAACCTCTACTTCGAGATGCAGCGCTCGCTGGGTGACCTCTGATGAGGCGCCGCAGGGTTCGCTGGTCGAAGGTGTGGACCGTGGCGAAGATCGACCTGGTGCGGCTCTTCAAGAGCAAGGACTACTGGGTGCCGATGGCGTTGCTGGCCGGCATCTTCTTCGTGGCGATGCCCTACCTGCTCCTCGCCGTCGTCACCCGGGCCGAGGCGTCGCCTCTCATCGGCCAGATCGGAGGCGTCCTCGAGACGCTGCCCGGCACGATCCGCGAGAACATCCGGGGTGACACGGACGCCGCCAGGGCGGCGTACTCGCTGGCCGTCTACCTCCTGGCCCCGATCGCCATCGTCGTCCCCCTCACGATCTCGTCGGCGGTGGGCGCCAGCACGATCGTCGGAGAGCGGGAACGAGGGACGGGC is drawn from Acidimicrobiia bacterium and contains these coding sequences:
- the aroF gene encoding 3-deoxy-7-phosphoheptulonate synthase, with the protein product MIIVMARDATAEDVRHVIERLADIGAEAHVSEGRFRTVIGAVGDRDVIQQLPWEAFQGVERAVPVLKPFKFVSRDFQSEDSIVEVGGVAVGGGSFGVIAGPCAVESRDQLFASAEAVAAAGANILRGDAFKPRSSPYSFQGLGEKGLELLAEARAEFGLPFVAEVLDPRDVELISSYADLIRVGTRNMANFTLLAELGRQPKPVMLKRGFTATIEEWLNAAEYIYKEGNHDVILCERGIRTFETSTRNTLDISAVPVIQGLSHLPIIVDPSHSGGHRELVAPLTRAAVAVGADGFLVDVHPAPETALVDGAQAILPSEFAALMADVRDLAAIVGKSL
- a CDS encoding helix-turn-helix transcriptional regulator is translated as MANKALLDLGDFIRQQRERSAMSLRKLADVAGISNPYLSQIERGLRTPSAEILKSIARALSIRAEALYERAGLLEGIERPTVVESIDADNQLTHGQKQALVQIYHSFTSENQNNQEES
- a CDS encoding DUF4332 domain-containing protein yields the protein MASIDAIEGIGHKHATTLRKSGVRTTEKLLRVAGGKRGRKALSESTGVSESTLLAWVNRADLMRVNGIGEEYSDLLEAAGVDTVKELRRRNAANLLKAMVEVNAKKKLVRRLPTESMVDRWVESAKALAAMVTH
- a CDS encoding NTP transferase domain-containing protein, with amino-acid sequence MALHQTAALLLDTSPGTGFDGPKLLAPYGRSTLVEHVVSQALEWPVAAVVVVLGPDGEAVAEAVELTPAIVVIDSEWAEGSAAPLRVGLDLLLRIGGFDGALVAHADQPNIAPDVVAAVVERGMRKPMTVARYRYAHGAPYLVAAEIWQRLMGIEGDADLDQLLVTHSNWMDEVWVTQLAPRRVESPLDLAEVAPH
- the ald gene encoding alanine dehydrogenase, which codes for MLIGVPTEIKTEEYRVAITPVGVRELTARGHRALVQRGAGEASSISDDDYVAAGAEIVAAADDVFAEAEIILKVKEPQIAEIAKLTAGQTLFTYLHLAAYPRQAEGLMGSGATAIAYETVELPSGALPLLAPMSEIAGRLAAQAGAHYLEKPRGGRGVLVGGVPGVAPARVTVVGAGSAGTNAAMIAAGMGADVVILDINVERLRHLDELHWGRFTTIRSSIHAIDELAPVSDLVVGAVLVAGARAPTVVTAEHIKSMRPGSVVVDISIDQGGCIETAHETSHADPVYTVDDVVHYAVGNIPGAVPNTSTYALTNATLPYVVALAGGLGAAVTRFPELLKGINVAGGRMTHPAVAESIGQEYQAPETVLSLN
- a CDS encoding helix-turn-helix domain-containing protein, whose product is MERITVDIPKEWLSVADICEYMGVSTFVVTSQLRSGGLPAVKFGREWRVSRLDFENWINEQRAATRESVEYR
- a CDS encoding DivIVA domain-containing protein, producing MRIESSTVDLHHFSVVRRRGYDPAEVDAVMTRLADSLREYETIVAALERRLDEAEDSSEAVRRTFVAAQRTHDEMLAEADEEGRRRLAAAATDAKRQITEAMSQAEDLVSEARLTAQRLIDEAEGEKAEALAAADRERAQANGIVEAASANADAVRAQADEVLTSAMAEAEAMKEDAEILVQEARAQARAMLHDSEETSQRLVGEARADAEARRATTASEAAEHLAKSRREAETLISSAVTEAKNLRARVKSETDEYKESRRAEAHDLVTVAENEAAELRSKAAAATDALESTARAQSEDLVKRAKIDAADRISTAQHQAERIVDNARERADEIVAESRTEKATLDRRLQDLRIAVSDIERELHKLSEIALGRTGIVAGMIEVEQAGEHGTRPSSATLIHPARTALTTEDLIATRDDAFAAPDGTGRPPASRPLVAPDEDKSYVVPDLVEVDERTTSPAGADDDTPVVVVDVDELADDEAYQEPLTRYQRRASGLRARVAQAMRERAEAESSED
- a CDS encoding SOS response-associated peptidase; protein product: MCGRFVQSQPPDWYARFFSVDSILTEALEPSYNVAPTDPVYAVVQHDSERRLATFRWGLLPFWAKDRSMAARNINARAETVAEKAAFRESFVGRRCIIPADGFYEWQVVAKGKLPHYIYGRDGGALALAGLWASWRDPGTQERVRTCTIITGEPNELVAPLHDRMPVVLPQGAWDEWLDPGNDDTDGLMRLMQPYPAPQMVEHPVSTLVNKVANNVPELIDPLTTPAADQLSL
- a CDS encoding ABC transporter ATP-binding protein, with the protein product MTPAMTEHSIELVGVSRRFGEIPAVANLDLHVTGGSVAVLLGPNGAGKTTTIRLITGALAADSGTVRVLGLDPAVDGDLVRARCGVVPPKPAMYDQLTGLENLQFAADIWDAPRSSVVEAAERFGIAHALAQQVGGYSTGMRTRLALARAVVHDPDVLLLDEPTAGLDPESARAVLDLIRELAERGRTIVMCTHLLHEAEGIADQVVLMGAGSARASGRPTDLAGQFMRQPNVVFDAENRDSLDVVLSLPGVVDAMWNGALHVRLESPEHLPDVVAGLVAAGARLTRVEPIAPTLANLYFEMQRSLGDL